A window from Cryptomeria japonica chromosome 1, Sugi_1.0, whole genome shotgun sequence encodes these proteins:
- the LOC131033342 gene encoding replication protein A 70 kDa DNA-binding subunit C-like, whose protein sequence is MASSATTSESIEHSTIDNLAKNQEYVPSPFAIQSINAGDDLPSTLLQVLSFQKMQNNTDDTDRHKLVLSDGKYIQLAILPSKYATLIDSDILKIGTIVQLSSYTCRYIWNTRTIVVLSLEVKQSDCPFFGKPEYLFKEQQPKIMSEDRPSTSKWSLQFATELPSPQTTTSENISPIKTLNPYQNKWTIKGRVTHKRPIKAYSIATKNGHVFSFDIVDCDGSEIRITCFDEIAKLHSNRMDIGLHYIISKGSVKEANARYNKLNSHLEITLSDTSIVKCCTNEEQADQQRPPFTPISELFQLTNNTLVDVIGLVLYVGDIIPIHRKDGSQTQKCVVKINDLSGSTIDINLWGPMTEQKGLELKNMLTNDSVVILALRNARAGYFNRKLVNITAATTLHINPSFPKAELLTLRGKDPLLVVPFVAETIHIDGKYTRMTISSIPCPLIVNGRPCKKKCTQQADDSWFCSRCQMSMQDCDYSYLFPLKLQDAIGTLWATAFDESGNHLLQKTTRQLYALQNDATTIETPSSVIKRVLSRYYSFTLLVSTKTYNSESKMKVMVNKVSLVDFKAECHALLAEISCLSTET, encoded by the exons gcaAAAAACCAAGAGTATGTCCCTTCCccttttgcaattcaatctatcaatgctggGGATGACCTTCCTTCAACATTGCTACAAGTTTTGTCATTTCAGAAAATGCAGAACAACACAGATGATACTGACAGACATAAATTAGTGTTATCTGATGGCAAATACATACAGTTGGCAATCTTGCCTTCTAAATATGCTACTCTGATAGATTCAGATATTCTAAAAATAGGCACAATAGTCCAGTTATCGAGCTATACATGCCGATACAtctggaacacaag GACTATTGTAGTACTGAGTCTGGAAGTGAAACAAAGTGATTGCCCGTTCTTTGGTAAACCAGAATATCtattcaaagaacaacaaccaaaaaTTATGTCTGAGGACAGACCATCAACATCTAAATGGTCGCTTCAGTTTGCAACTGAATTGCCATCCCCACAAACAACAACTTCTGAAAATATAAGTCctatcaaaactttgaatccataccaaaataaatggacaatcaaAGGGAGAGTTACTCATAAACGGCCTATTAAGGCATATAGCATAGCCACCAAAAATGGCCATGTCtttagctttgacattgttgaTTGTGATGGTTCTGAAATTAGAATTACATGTTTTGATGAGATAGCTAAGTTACACTCTAACCGTATGGACATAGGTTTacattatattatttcaaaagGATCTGTTAAGGAGGCAAATGCAAGGTACAACAAGCTAAACAGTCATTTAGAAATCACCTTGTCTGATACATCCATAGTAAAATGTTGCACCAACGAAGAACAAGCAGATCAACAAAGACCTCCTTTCACGCCCATTAGTGAATTGTTTCAACTAACAAATAACACACTGGTTGATGTAATTGGTCTTGTTCTATATGTTGGAGATATCATTCCTATTCATAGGAAAGATGGCAGTCAAACACAAAAATGTGTGGTGAAAATTAATGATCTATCTGgttcaacaattgacatcaacttaTGGGGCCCAATGACAGAACAAAAGGGTCTGGAATTGAAAAATATGTTGACCAATGATAGTGTGGTTATCCTTGCTTTACGTAATGCTCGTGCTGGCTATTTCAATAGGAAGCTTGTAAACATAACAGCTGCAacaacattacatatcaacccaAGTTTTCCAAAAGCAGAGCTTCTAACATTAAGAGGAAAGGACCCTTTGCTTGTTGTACCCTTTGTTGCAgaaactatccacatagatggCAAATATACTAGAATGACAATTTCTTCAATCC CTTGCCCACTGATAGTCAATGGAAGGCCTTGCAAGAAAAAATGTACACAGCAAGCTGATGATTCTTGGTTCTGCTCTAGATGTCAAATGAGTATGCAAGACTGTGATTATAGTTACCTCTTTCCTCTAAAGTTGCAAGATGCCATAGGTACTCTATGGGCCACTGCATTTGATGAAAGTGGGAATCACTTGCTACAAAAAACTACAAGACAGCTCTATGCACTACAAAATGATGCAACAACAATAGAGACACCTTCCTCAGTGATCAAGAGAGTACTGTCACGTTACTATTCATTCACACTGCTAGTTTCTACTAAGACATACAATTCAGAATCCAAGATGAAAGTGATGGTCAATAAAGTTTCTCTTGTTGACTTCAAAGCTGAGTGCCACGCACTGCTTGCAGAAATTAGCTGCCTAAGTACAGAGACTTAG